A genomic window from Lycium barbarum isolate Lr01 chromosome 4, ASM1917538v2, whole genome shotgun sequence includes:
- the LOC132635071 gene encoding legumain, whose amino-acid sequence MGSFNFAVCMILMMLVMVGAIPFEPKIGRRIGRAHRLWDPLIRSPVDRDDDEVEEDGGVRWAVLVAGSNGYGNYRHQADVCHAYQILKRGGLKDENIIVFMYDDIAKSELNPRPGVIINHPNGSDVYASVPKDYTGEHVTAVNLYAVLLGDKSAVKGGSGKVVDSKPNDRIFLYYSDHGGPGVLGMPNMPFLYAKDFIEVLKKKHASGTYKEMVLYIEACESGSVFEGLMPENLNIYVTTASNAEESSWGTYCPGMDPPPPSEYITCLGDLYSVAWMEDSESHNLKKETIKQQYEKVRERTSNFSNYNAGSHVMEYGSKEIKPERVYLYQGFDPATVNLPENKIDFARLEVVNQRDADLLFLWERYKKLEDNSFEKAKLRKEITEMMLHRQHLDGSIEAIGVFLFGPTKGSSVLNSVREPGLPLVDDWECLKSTVRLFEAHCGSLTQYGMKHMRSFANICNNGVSINAMEEAFMAACNGHRIEEYSAVNRGFSA is encoded by the exons atggggTCCTTTAATTTTGCAGTATGCATGATCTTGATGATGTTGGTTATGGTGGGGGCTATTCCTTTTGAACCCAAGATTGGTAGAAGGATAGGTAGGGCCCACCGGTTGTGGGACCCTTTAATACGATCTCCGGTAGATCGTGATGATGATGAGGTGGAAGAGGATGGTGGCGTGCGGTGGGCGGTTCTCGTTGCTGGTTCGAATGGATATGGAAATTATCGGCATCAG GCAGATGTATGTCATGCTTACCAAATCTTGAAAAGAGGGGGGTTGAAAGACGAGAACATAATAGTATTCATGTATGATGACATTGCCAAGAGTGAGTTGAATCCAAGACCTGGAGTCATTATCAATCATCCGAATGGTAGTGATGTCTATGCCAGTGTGCCTAAG GACTACACTGGCGAGCACGTCACTGCAGTGAATTTGTATGCCGTGCTTCTGGGTGATAAGAGTGCGGTGAAAGGTGGAAGTGGAAAGGTTGTAGATAGTAAACCGAACGACAGAATATTTTTATATTACTCTGATCATGGTGGTCCAGGGGTGCTCG GGATGCCGAATATGCCTTTCCTTTATGCCAAAGATTTTATCGAGGTCTTGAAAAAGAAACATGCATCTGGGACCTACAAAGAGATG GTCCTCTACATCGAAGCTTGTGAGAGCGGTAGTGTCTTTGAGGGGTTAATGCCTGAAAACTTGAACATTTATGTGACAACAGCATCAAACGCGGAAGAAAGTAGTTGGGGTACGTATTGCCCAGGAATGGATCCTCCACCTCCATCAGAATATATCACATGTTTGGGGGACTTATATAGTGTTGCATGGATGGAGGATAG TGAGTCTCATAACCTGAAGAAGGAAACAATAAAGCAGCAGTACGAGAAG GTGAGGGAAAGAACTTCCAACTTCAGCAACTATAATGCTGGATCTCATGTTATGGAATATGGAAGCAAAGAAATTAAGCCAGAGAGAGTTTATTTGTACCAAGGATTTGATCCTGCCACTGTGAATCTTCCTGAAAACAAGATTGATTTTGCACGCTTAGAAGTGGTCAACCAGAGGGATGCTGATCTTCTCTTCCTATGGGAAAGA TATAAGAAGCTAGAAGACAATTCATTCGAGAAGGCCAAGCTTCGAAAAGAGATTACCGAGATGATGCTGCATAGGCAACATCTTGATGGGAGCATAGAAGCAATCGGAGTGTTTCTTTTCGGACCAACAAAGGGCTCTTCTGTTCTCAACTCTGTCCGGGAGCCTGGTCTACCTCTTGTCGATGATTGGGAATGCCTAAAATCAACG GTTCGTCTTTTCGAGGCACATTGTGGTTCATTGACACAATATGGCATGAAACACATGAGATCATTTGCGAACATTTGTAACAATGGTGTCTCAATAAATGCTATGGAGGAAGCTTTTATGGCTGCTTGCAATGGGCATAGGATAGAGGAGTATAGCGCTGTGAATCGGGGCTTTAGTGCTTGA
- the LOC132638138 gene encoding auxin-responsive protein SAUR36-like, with product MMKKSRGFKIGRRLVRIFSCFLHRRTKGRIGNKRLSCATKAISKLFKFGRMLKHGAKGLCKPNSGYIRVGQEPVDPKKVSVPKGHLAVYVGEKEDDTCRIVVPVMFFNHPLFAELLREAEMVYGYNYPGRIQIPCRVSEFENVKSRIAATGGGGELRWRQNY from the coding sequence ATGATGAAGAAAAGTAGAGGTTTTAAAATTGGAAGGAGACTAGTGAGAATTTTCAGTTGTTTTCTTCACCGAAGAACAAAAGGAAGAATTGGAAACAAGAGGCTAAGTTGTGCAACCAAAGCCATTTCAAAGTTATTCAAATTTGGACGTATGTTAAAGCATGGAGCAAAAGGTCTATGTAAACCCAACTCGGGTTACATCCGGGTCGGGCAAGAACCGGTTGACCCGAAGAAAGTGAGTGTACCGAAAGGACACTTGGCCGTGTACGTGGGTGAGAAGGAAGATGACACGTGTAGGATTGTGGTGCCAGTGATGTTCTTTAATCACCCTTTGTTTGCTGAATTGTTGAGGGAAGCAGAGATGGTGTATGGGTATAATTATCCGGGTCGGATCCAAATACCGTGTCGGGTATCCGAATTTGAGAACGTTAAATCAAGAATCGCCGCCACGGGTGGTGGTGGAGAGCTGCGCTGGAGGCAGAATTACTGA